Proteins from a single region of Urocitellus parryii isolate mUroPar1 chromosome 4, mUroPar1.hap1, whole genome shotgun sequence:
- the LOC144254201 gene encoding LOW QUALITY PROTEIN: olfactory receptor 8J1-like (The sequence of the model RefSeq protein was modified relative to this genomic sequence to represent the inferred CDS: substituted 1 base at 1 genomic stop codon) produces MAPGNVTQVSEFVFIGVSDLPELQIPLFLVFLLIYGLTVIGNLGIITLISVDSRLQTPMYFFLXHLAIINFSNSTVIAPKMLVNFLVSKKTTSYYECATQLGAFLVFIVAEVFILAVMAYDRYVAICNPLLYMVVVSRRICNLLVSLTYLYSFSTAIVVSSCVFSVSYCASNIINHFYCDNVPLLALSCSDTYIPETVVFISAATNIFFSMTVVLISYFNIVLSILRMRSSEGRKKAFSTCASHMMAVTVFYGTLLFMYLQPRTSHFLDTDKMASVFYTLVIPMLNPMIYSLRNKDVKAALRRFLTNPCGSLKAMYF; encoded by the coding sequence ATGGCTCCTGGAAATGTCACCCAGGTCTCTGAGTTTGTTTTCATAGGAGTCTCAGATCTTCCAGAGCTGCAAATTCCTCTCTTCCTGGTATTCCTGCTCATCTATGGGCTGACAGTCATAGGGAACCTGGGCATCATCACCCTCATCAGTGTTGACTCTCGACTTCAAACCcccatgtattttttcctctgaCATCTGGCTATTATAAATTTTAGCAACTCTACTGTCATTGCCCCTAAAATGCTGGTCAACTTCTTAGTAAGTAAGAAAACCACTTCATACTATGAATGTGCCACCCAACTGGGAGCATTCCTTGTTTTCATCGTAGCTGAGGTTTTCATACTAGCTGttatggcctatgaccgctatgtggccatttgcAATCCCCTACTCTACATGGTGGTGGTATCTCGGCGGATTTGCAATCTGTTGGTTTCACTCACCTACCTCTATAGCTTTTCCACAGCTATTGTGGTTTCATCTTGTGTATTCTCTGTGTCTTATTGTGCTTCCAATATCATCAACCATTTTTACTGTGACAATGTCCCTCTGTTAGCCCTGTCCTGCTCTGATACTTACATTCCAGAAACTGTAGTCTTTATCTCAGCAGCTACAAATATCTTCTTCTCTATGACTGTAGTTCTAATTTCTTATTTCAACATTGTTTTGTCTATTCTAAGGATGCGTTCatcagagggaaggaaaaaagccTTTTCCACCTGTGCTTCACATATGATGGCAGTCACAGTTTTCTATGGGACTCTGCTGTTCATGTATTTGCAGCCTCGAACCAGCCATTTCCTGGATACTGATAAAATGGCATCTGTGTTTTACACCCTGGTgatccccatgctgaaccccatGATCTACAGCTTGAGAAACAAGGATGTGAAGGCTGCCTTAAGGAGATTCCTGACGAATCCCTGTGGTTCCCTTAAagctatgtatttttaa